The following are from one region of the Desulfonatronovibrio magnus genome:
- a CDS encoding glycosyltransferase — MDNNDGNKAGILVLSSTFPRWHNDSEPGFVYELSRRLANKFNITVLAPRSPGAKDEEVMAGMRVLRFGYFFRPQENLATHSGGIMGRLKANPLNYLLVPFFLLGQLLALIKILRQEQLDIIHAHWIIPQGLAAHMALALTRKQIPVVCTSHGGDMYALQGRIFSWLKKKIVQKCQVLTVVSHALQKEALKLGAHLDKVKVIPMGVDLKNTFVPDLDVKRTDHELVFVGRLVEKKGVEVLIKAMAEILATRPETRLTIAGSGPLENDLKALTASLNLSDKVKFLGMIPQNQLPQLYQKAALAVFPFVRAKSGDQEGLGLVIVEAMGCKCPVIASDIPAVHDTVIHNQTGILVQPGSPQDLAQAVITALDDTTMCRRIAAAARQRVEHEFDWEITVEKFGRIFVDVRLAKH; from the coding sequence ATGGATAATAATGATGGCAACAAAGCCGGAATCCTGGTGCTGAGCTCCACCTTCCCCAGGTGGCATAATGATTCTGAACCAGGGTTTGTTTACGAACTGAGCCGTAGACTGGCGAATAAATTCAATATCACAGTCCTGGCTCCGCGCTCACCCGGCGCAAAGGATGAAGAAGTCATGGCCGGTATGAGGGTATTGCGGTTTGGATACTTTTTTCGGCCTCAGGAAAACCTGGCCACCCACAGCGGCGGGATTATGGGCAGACTAAAGGCCAATCCTTTGAATTATCTGCTGGTTCCCTTTTTCCTCCTGGGCCAATTACTGGCCCTGATAAAAATCCTGCGCCAGGAACAACTCGATATAATCCACGCCCACTGGATAATCCCCCAGGGCCTTGCTGCCCACATGGCCCTGGCTTTGACCCGCAAACAAATTCCTGTTGTCTGCACTTCCCACGGCGGGGATATGTATGCCTTGCAGGGCAGGATATTTTCCTGGCTCAAGAAAAAGATTGTTCAAAAATGCCAGGTTCTGACCGTGGTCAGCCACGCACTGCAAAAAGAAGCCCTGAAACTTGGAGCACACCTGGATAAAGTTAAAGTCATTCCCATGGGGGTGGATCTCAAAAACACATTTGTGCCTGATCTTGATGTCAAACGCACTGATCATGAACTGGTGTTCGTGGGCAGACTGGTGGAGAAAAAAGGTGTGGAAGTGCTCATAAAGGCCATGGCGGAAATCCTTGCAACCAGGCCGGAAACCAGGCTGACCATCGCCGGATCAGGCCCCCTGGAAAATGATCTCAAAGCATTGACTGCCAGCCTCAACTTGTCAGATAAGGTCAAATTTCTGGGCATGATTCCTCAGAATCAGCTGCCCCAACTGTACCAAAAAGCCGCCCTGGCGGTATTTCCCTTTGTCAGGGCAAAAAGCGGCGACCAGGAAGGCCTGGGATTGGTGATTGTGGAAGCAATGGGCTGTAAATGTCCGGTAATTGCCTCAGATATTCCGGCTGTTCATGACACGGTTATCCATAACCAGACCGGCATTCTCGTCCAGCCCGGAAGCCCACAGGATCTGGCCCAGGCTGTTATTACCGCCTTGGATGATACAACCATGTGCCGTAGAATTGCGGCCGCGGCCAGACAGAGGGTAGAGCATGAATTTGACTGGGAGATTACTGTTGAGAAATTCGGGCGGATTTTTGTAGATGTACGCTTGGCTAAGCATTGA
- a CDS encoding PIN domain nuclease: protein MRDFQQPARLSVQARELFSDEQNAIFVSAASAWEIATKQRIGKLEQLPGVVDRFSELVAADGFIHLPVTYVYFLRAGS from the coding sequence TTGAGAGATTTTCAACAGCCTGCCAGGCTTTCAGTGCAGGCCAGGGAACTCTTTTCCGATGAACAGAACGCGATTTTTGTCAGTGCGGCCAGCGCTTGGGAAATCGCCACTAAACAACGAATCGGCAAATTGGAACAACTGCCCGGGGTTGTTGACAGGTTTTCCGAACTTGTGGCAGCTGATGGCTTTATTCATCTCCCCGTGACCTATGTTTATTTCTTGCGAGCTGGTTCCTGA
- a CDS encoding glycosyltransferase family 4 protein, producing MPGSDVVSRALQQEALKLGARPDKVKVIPMGVDLKNTFVPDPDVRPSDHELLFVGRLVEKKGVEVLIKAMPEILASRPETRLTIAGSGPLQNDLKALTARLNLSDKVRFLGMISQNQLPRLYQKAALAVFPFIRAKSGDQEGLGLVIVEAMGCKCPVIASDIPAVHDTVIHNQTGILVRLGDPEVLARAVAGILDHPDQRSNMAKTAMLKVLEKFDRDITAGKYLELFSNH from the coding sequence ATGCCAGGTTCTGACGTGGTCAGCCGGGCCTTGCAGCAGGAAGCCCTGAAACTTGGAGCAAGACCGGATAAAGTAAAAGTCATCCCCATGGGGGTGGATCTCAAAAACACATTTGTGCCTGATCCTGATGTCAGGCCAAGTGATCATGAACTGCTTTTTGTGGGCAGGCTGGTAGAGAAAAAAGGCGTGGAAGTGCTCATAAAAGCCATGCCGGAAATCCTTGCATCCAGGCCGGAAACCAGGCTGACTATTGCCGGATCCGGTCCTCTGCAAAATGATCTCAAAGCATTGACTGCCAGGCTCAATTTGTCAGATAAGGTTAGATTTCTGGGCATGATTTCTCAGAATCAGCTGCCCCGGCTGTACCAAAAAGCCGCCCTGGCGGTATTTCCGTTTATCAGGGCAAAAAGCGGCGACCAGGAAGGCCTGGGATTGGTGATTGTGGAAGCAATGGGCTGTAAATGTCCGGTAATTGCCTCAGATATTCCGGCTGTTCATGACACGGTTATCCATAACCAGACCGGCATTCTGGTCCGACTGGGAGATCCGGAGGTCCTGGCTCGGGCAGTAGCTGGAATACTTGATCATCCGGATCAGCGTTCGAATATGGCCAAAACAGCCATGTTAAAAGTTCTGGAGAAGTTTGACCGGGATATTACGGCTGGTAAATATTTAGAACTATTTAGTAATCATTAA
- a CDS encoding Fic family protein, producing MKRDRTGTYFSTAAGGEKVCAFIPDPLPPVPPLSMDGETISLLADAALALGRLSSLRLAPDYNLFLYQYVRKEAVLSSKIEGTQSTLVDLLAHEDDDIPGVPLDDVLEVSNYVQAMEYGKKRLLEDRFPVSSRLIKEIHAVLLTGGRGSDKTPGEFKRTQNWIGGTRPGNASFVPTPPHETQRCMGELDKFINDRGHGLHILVTAGLAHVQFETIHPFLDGNGRIGRMLVPLLLMQEGILDEPCLYLSLYLKRFREEYYARLQAVRMQGDWEGWIKFFLQGVIASARDAVSAAERIMAIYHEDRGHILDQGKSTKAVMRVHECILQRQAANPKKIAALSGLSQPSVMTALRVLESLAIVKESTGRQRNTRYHYIRTCKILNDEIGMF from the coding sequence ATGAAACGTGATCGTACAGGAACATACTTTTCCACAGCAGCAGGCGGAGAAAAGGTCTGCGCCTTTATTCCAGACCCGCTTCCGCCGGTTCCTCCTTTGTCCATGGATGGCGAGACCATCAGTCTTCTGGCGGACGCAGCCCTGGCTCTGGGACGTTTGAGCAGCCTGCGTCTTGCCCCGGATTACAATCTCTTCCTGTACCAGTATGTGCGTAAGGAAGCGGTCCTTTCCTCAAAAATCGAAGGGACCCAATCCACCCTGGTCGACCTTTTGGCCCATGAGGATGACGATATTCCCGGAGTCCCTCTGGATGACGTGCTGGAGGTCAGCAATTATGTCCAGGCTATGGAGTACGGGAAGAAAAGGTTGCTGGAAGACCGGTTTCCTGTATCATCCCGGCTTATCAAGGAAATCCATGCTGTTTTGTTGACCGGAGGACGCGGCAGCGACAAGACGCCGGGTGAGTTTAAGCGTACTCAGAACTGGATTGGGGGGACACGCCCCGGCAACGCCTCATTCGTCCCGACTCCGCCGCACGAAACCCAGAGATGCATGGGGGAGCTGGACAAGTTCATTAACGACCGGGGCCATGGATTGCACATCCTGGTTACAGCCGGATTGGCCCATGTACAATTTGAGACCATCCATCCTTTTCTAGACGGCAACGGGCGAATCGGCCGGATGCTGGTACCGCTTCTGCTCATGCAGGAGGGTATTCTTGATGAACCCTGTCTTTATCTCAGCCTGTATTTGAAGAGGTTTCGAGAGGAATACTACGCCCGCCTGCAGGCAGTGCGCATGCAGGGCGACTGGGAAGGCTGGATAAAGTTTTTTCTCCAAGGCGTGATTGCCTCGGCCCGTGATGCTGTGTCTGCGGCAGAACGGATCATGGCGATTTATCATGAAGATCGCGGCCATATCCTTGACCAGGGAAAATCAACAAAGGCGGTCATGCGCGTGCATGAATGCATTCTCCAGCGCCAGGCGGCCAATCCCAAAAAAATTGCCGCACTTTCCGGATTGTCCCAGCCCTCGGTCATGACAGCCCTGCGCGTGCTGGAATCATTGGCTATTGTGAAGGAATCAACCGGGCGTCAGAGAAACACCCGTTATCATTATATTCGAACCTGCAAAATCCTGAATGATGAAATCGGGATGTTTTAA
- a CDS encoding glycosyltransferase — translation MDNNAGSKIKVLVLTSTFPRWHNDTEPGFVFELSRRLADRFNITLLAPRSPGAKDEEVMAGMRVKRFGYFFRPLENLATHSGGIMGRLKANPLNYLLVPFFLLGQLLALIKILRQEQFDIILAHWIIPQGLAAHMALALTRKNMPVVCTSHGGDMYALQGRIFSRLKKKIVQKCQVLTWSAGPCSRKP, via the coding sequence ATGGACAATAATGCCGGCAGTAAAATCAAAGTCCTGGTCCTGACCTCCACCTTTCCCAGGTGGCATAATGATACTGAACCTGGATTTGTGTTTGAATTGTCCCGCAGACTGGCTGATAGATTCAACATCACGCTCCTGGCCCCGCGCTCTCCCGGGGCAAAGGATGAAGAAGTCATGGCCGGGATGAGGGTAAAACGGTTTGGATACTTTTTTCGGCCTCTTGAGAATCTGGCCACTCACAGCGGCGGGATTATGGGCAGACTAAAGGCCAATCCTTTGAATTATCTGCTGGTTCCCTTTTTCCTCCTGGGCCAGTTACTGGCTCTGATAAAAATCCTGCGCCAGGAACAATTCGATATAATCCTCGCCCACTGGATCATCCCCCAGGGCCTTGCTGCCCACATGGCCCTGGCTTTGACCCGCAAAAACATGCCTGTTGTCTGCACTTCCCACGGCGGAGATATGTATGCCCTGCAGGGCAGGATATTTTCCCGGCTCAAGAAAAAGATTGTTCAAAAATGCCAGGTTCTGACGTGGTCAGCCGGGCCTTGCAGCAGGAAGCCCTGA
- a CDS encoding type IV toxin-antitoxin system AbiEi family antitoxin domain-containing protein has product MNDNTKLKTLGPQGAYLVGMLHEKGKPVFSNADVRDITGLNPKSARNLMAALVNRGVATRLKPGLFNLVPYELGFAREYLGNPYVLARELAGRQKYYISHASAMDIHQMVTQPQLKIFVSVARSIRPRMILGTEYYYVKCRLDQFFGIEKHWATKTDSVLVSDPERTIVDCLKLPQHCGGLSEAAKGLWIKKQELDVDRLIRYAVEVDVGAVIRRLGFLLETFQMASDFQILTLKQHLSKSYVLLDPVLPDQGRYLARWRLRLNMEPDELLALVRT; this is encoded by the coding sequence ATGAATGATAATACAAAATTAAAAACACTTGGCCCCCAGGGGGCCTATCTGGTTGGCATGCTCCATGAAAAAGGCAAGCCTGTATTTTCCAACGCTGATGTCAGGGATATCACTGGGCTGAATCCTAAATCCGCCAGGAATCTGATGGCAGCTCTTGTGAACAGAGGAGTGGCCACCCGGCTCAAGCCGGGCCTGTTCAATCTTGTTCCATACGAACTCGGTTTTGCGCGGGAATATTTGGGCAATCCTTATGTCCTGGCCCGGGAACTGGCAGGCAGGCAAAAATACTATATCTCACATGCATCGGCCATGGACATCCATCAAATGGTTACCCAGCCCCAGTTGAAAATTTTTGTTTCAGTTGCCCGTTCCATTCGGCCCCGCATGATTCTTGGAACGGAATATTATTATGTAAAGTGCAGATTGGATCAGTTTTTCGGCATTGAGAAACACTGGGCCACGAAAACAGACAGCGTGCTGGTCAGTGATCCGGAACGGACGATTGTTGACTGCCTCAAGCTGCCGCAGCATTGCGGTGGTTTGAGCGAAGCAGCCAAGGGGCTGTGGATCAAAAAACAGGAATTGGATGTGGATCGATTGATTCGGTATGCTGTTGAAGTTGACGTCGGTGCGGTAATTCGCAGGCTTGGATTTTTGCTGGAAACTTTCCAGATGGCCTCAGACTTCCAGATCTTGACCTTGAAGCAGCATCTGTCCAAATCTTATGTCCTCCTGGATCCTGTACTGCCTGACCAGGGTAGATATCTTGCCAGGTGGCGCTTGCGGCTCAATATGGAACCGGACGAGCTGCTTGCTTTGGTCAGGACCTGA
- a CDS encoding transposase, with protein MKYNDKRFCGNEQRIFRARHKITEPGVISHVTQRAAGKEPLFIDDTDYLTMLMLLKESVEKFDLRYYALSLMANHTHILLEPREKNLPEAMRSIFSRYAAKFNTKYQRKGHLFGGPYRQSVCLDNTYLLTASIYIHLNPVRAGIVDKADAYRWSSASLYCGESAVESFVDPGVVLRLVHDQEPEARKNYRRMLEQVHGHEPENALEHEGAIEKFCIRLAQIFPGLFKKLGKKTENTEKYLGCNASMLDLARLEQVIENTDFSRSWSMESRKAKKYIVEQLLARGFKKTEIAGRLGISRRSVYNIINSSCD; from the coding sequence ATGAAATACAACGACAAAAGGTTCTGCGGAAATGAACAGCGGATTTTCAGGGCCAGGCACAAGATCACTGAGCCCGGGGTTATATCCCATGTCACCCAGCGTGCAGCAGGCAAAGAGCCGCTGTTTATTGATGATACTGATTATCTGACCATGCTGATGTTGCTAAAGGAAAGCGTGGAAAAGTTTGATCTGCGCTATTATGCCTTGAGTCTTATGGCTAATCACACACATATTTTGCTGGAACCCCGGGAAAAGAATCTGCCTGAAGCAATGCGCTCCATATTTTCAAGGTATGCAGCCAAATTCAATACAAAATACCAGCGAAAGGGCCATCTTTTTGGTGGACCTTACCGTCAGTCAGTATGCCTGGACAATACTTATCTGCTCACAGCTTCAATATACATCCACCTGAATCCTGTCCGCGCCGGCATAGTGGATAAGGCGGATGCATACAGATGGTCCTCGGCATCATTGTATTGTGGTGAATCCGCTGTGGAATCCTTTGTTGACCCCGGGGTTGTATTGCGCCTGGTTCATGACCAGGAACCGGAAGCTCGAAAGAATTACCGCCGAATGCTTGAGCAGGTCCACGGGCATGAGCCGGAAAACGCTCTTGAGCATGAAGGGGCTATTGAAAAATTCTGTATCCGCCTGGCTCAAATTTTTCCAGGGTTGTTTAAAAAGCTGGGCAAAAAAACCGAAAATACAGAAAAGTACCTGGGATGCAATGCATCTATGCTGGATCTGGCCCGGCTTGAACAGGTCATTGAAAATACCGACTTCAGCCGTTCCTGGTCCATGGAAAGCAGGAAGGCCAAGAAGTATATAGTGGAACAGTTATTGGCCAGGGGATTTAAGAAGACCGAGATAGCCGGGCGGTTGGGGATTTCACGCAGGTCAGTATACAATATCATTAATTCTTCATGTGATTGA
- a CDS encoding nucleotidyl transferase AbiEii/AbiGii toxin family protein, translating into MIPQRNISLLANRLAGKGKRRIPEAVLELDYCLAWFLIGLSRSSLDENLIFKGGTALKRCYFHDYRFSEDLDFTLARDMSFADILSGLEEVYKQVRQESGIMFAFHAEDRNRHHNSHTFYLGYEGPLPATTRKTVKVDITIKEKLAFPVEKRRVLRGYEEYADIPGGSLISVYSLDEICVEKFLALTDKARNEPRDLYDFWHLVSNNHVDLNMLWPEVNAKLDFRHRTADGLAAAYDRKEARLKKLWDNRLGSQMAELPQFDDVFRIVRRAVKGAGWFG; encoded by the coding sequence ATGATACCCCAGAGAAACATTTCGCTTTTGGCCAACCGGCTTGCTGGAAAAGGCAAAAGACGCATTCCGGAAGCTGTGTTGGAGCTTGATTATTGCCTGGCTTGGTTTCTCATCGGTTTGTCCAGGTCTTCCCTGGATGAGAATTTGATCTTTAAGGGCGGTACAGCGCTCAAGCGTTGTTACTTCCATGATTACCGGTTCTCTGAAGACCTTGATTTTACCCTGGCTCGGGACATGTCCTTTGCGGATATCCTGTCCGGCCTTGAAGAGGTTTACAAGCAGGTCAGGCAGGAAAGCGGGATTATGTTTGCATTTCACGCCGAGGACCGAAACAGGCATCACAACAGTCATACGTTTTACCTTGGCTATGAAGGTCCGCTCCCGGCAACAACCCGCAAAACAGTCAAGGTGGATATAACTATCAAGGAAAAGTTAGCTTTTCCTGTAGAAAAACGCCGTGTTTTAAGAGGGTATGAGGAATATGCAGATATCCCGGGAGGAAGCTTGATCAGCGTATATTCCCTGGACGAGATTTGTGTTGAGAAATTTCTGGCCCTTACCGACAAGGCCCGGAATGAACCGCGCGATTTGTATGATTTCTGGCATCTTGTGTCCAATAATCATGTTGACTTGAACATGCTTTGGCCTGAAGTAAATGCCAAACTCGATTTCAGGCACAGGACCGCTGATGGTTTAGCTGCTGCTTATGACCGCAAAGAAGCACGTTTGAAAAAGTTGTGGGATAATCGACTGGGCTCGCAAATGGCGGAATTACCTCAGTTTGATGATGTTTTTCGGATTGTCAGAAGGGCTGTCAAAGGTGCTGGCTGGTTTGGTTAG
- a CDS encoding glycosyltransferase family 4 protein, with protein HGGDMYALQGRIFSWLKKKIVQKCQVLTVVSQALQKETLKLGVYPDKVKVIPMGVDLKNTFVPDLDLKRSDHELLFVGRLVEKKGVEVLIKAMPEILASRPETSLTIAGSGPLENDLKALTARLNLSDKVSFLGMVPQNQLPRLYQRAALAVFPFVRAKSGDQEGLGLVIVEAMGCGCPVIASNIPAVHDTVIHNQTGILVQPGSPQDLAQAVITALDDKSLCRKIAPMARHKVEHEFDWEITVERFKRIYEDVRVVAQ; from the coding sequence CACGGCGGGGATATGTATGCCTTGCAGGGCAGGATATTTTCCTGGCTCAAGAAAAAGATTGTTCAAAAATGCCAGGTTCTGACCGTGGTCAGCCAGGCCCTGCAAAAAGAAACTCTGAAGCTTGGAGTATACCCTGATAAAGTCAAAGTCATCCCCATGGGGGTTGATCTCAAGAACACTTTTGTGCCTGATCTTGATCTCAAAAGAAGTGATCATGAACTGCTGTTTGTGGGCAGGCTGGTGGAGAAAAAGGGTGTGGAAGTGCTCATAAAGGCCATGCCGGAAATCCTTGCATCCAGGCCGGAAACAAGTCTGACCATTGCCGGATCAGGCCCCCTGGAAAATGATCTCAAAGCATTGACCGCCAGACTCAACCTGTCAGATAAGGTCAGTTTTCTGGGCATGGTCCCCCAGAATCAACTACCCCGGCTCTACCAGCGCGCCGCCCTGGCAGTGTTTCCCTTTGTCAGGGCAAAAAGCGGCGACCAGGAAGGCCTGGGATTGGTAATTGTGGAAGCCATGGGCTGCGGATGTCCGGTAATTGCGTCAAATATCCCTGCTGTTCATGACACTGTTATTCATAACCAGACCGGCATTCTCGTCCAGCCCGGAAGTCCACAGGACCTGGCCCAGGCTGTTATTACCGCTCTGGATGACAAATCCTTGTGCAGGAAAATTGCGCCCATGGCCAGGCACAAGGTGGAGCATGAATTTGACTGGGAGATTACAGTAGAGAGATTTAAGAGGATTTATGAAGATGTGCGTGTTGTTGCCCAGTAG